In a single window of the Olivibacter sp. SDN3 genome:
- a CDS encoding polysaccharide pyruvyl transferase family protein has product MVIELRGVEFQNKGAELMLHAVLSKVKEKWPDTIFVMEHRGGSAPINKQRSVGVYTKLNKRIYGLNTAKLGFFVPKFIRRSFKFILPKEVDAVLDGSGFAFGDFWGEAKAGQRLADHIHKWKLHGKKIIVLPQAFGPFTEPALISKMETILNEADLIFARDKYSFDYLKTLKANQQHIFLKPDFTNLIKGLKPVDFNPDELEVAIIPNNKLLESSTFKDRDDYLNVLNRIVTKVQSLGRNPFFLIHEGAKDLQLAKDVNQKFGQDIPILKEDDPLKVKGIIGLSKAIITSRFHGLVSALSQAIPCLCIGWSHKYLALMEDYGFVEGLLSNEDLHSEEVERKIELVIKPDTAREISEKLHQAGKKQKELSEEMWEQVFSVLQG; this is encoded by the coding sequence ATGGTTATAGAATTACGCGGTGTAGAGTTTCAAAACAAAGGTGCAGAACTAATGTTACATGCTGTTTTAAGCAAAGTAAAGGAAAAATGGCCTGATACTATATTTGTGATGGAGCATCGTGGTGGCAGTGCTCCAATAAATAAACAGAGATCTGTGGGTGTTTACACCAAGTTGAATAAAAGGATCTATGGTTTAAATACTGCGAAGTTGGGCTTTTTTGTGCCGAAATTTATTCGACGTTCTTTCAAATTCATTTTACCGAAAGAAGTAGATGCGGTTCTGGATGGTTCTGGATTTGCTTTTGGTGATTTTTGGGGTGAAGCAAAAGCAGGTCAACGACTCGCAGACCACATTCATAAGTGGAAACTTCATGGCAAGAAAATTATTGTATTACCACAAGCTTTTGGTCCTTTTACAGAACCTGCTTTGATAAGTAAGATGGAAACGATATTAAATGAGGCAGATCTCATATTTGCGAGGGATAAATACTCATTTGATTATTTAAAAACACTGAAAGCCAATCAACAACATATTTTTCTGAAGCCTGATTTTACTAACTTGATAAAGGGGCTCAAACCAGTGGATTTTAATCCTGATGAGCTGGAAGTTGCTATTATCCCGAATAATAAGTTGTTGGAGTCAAGCACTTTTAAAGATCGCGACGATTATCTAAATGTCTTGAACCGAATAGTGACAAAAGTGCAAAGTCTTGGTAGAAACCCCTTTTTTCTAATTCATGAGGGAGCAAAGGACTTACAACTTGCAAAAGATGTTAATCAAAAATTCGGGCAGGATATTCCAATTTTGAAAGAGGATGACCCATTAAAGGTAAAAGGGATTATAGGTCTCTCCAAGGCAATTATAACATCTCGTTTTCATGGTTTGGTTAGTGCTTTGTCTCAAGCAATTCCCTGCTTATGTATAGGGTGGAGTCATAAATATTTGGCTCTTATGGAAGATTACGGTTTCGTAGAAGGATTATTATCAAATGAGGATTTGCATTCTGAAGAGGTGGAAAGAAAGATAGAATTGGTAATTAAGCCTGATACCGCACGTGAAATCAGTGAAAAACTTCACCAAGCTGGAAAAAAGCAGAAAGAGTTGTCAGAAGAAATGTGGGAGCAAGTATTTAGTGTTCTACAGGGATAG